One genomic segment of Myripristis murdjan chromosome 20, fMyrMur1.1, whole genome shotgun sequence includes these proteins:
- the gpr12 gene encoding G-protein coupled receptor 12, producing the protein MSEETPVTPSWLSPDPTAWASGGGGPLDNSTGLGTFQPEETLPPSQLPLLVNPWDIVLCSSGTLIACENALVVLVIWQNPALRAPMFLLIGSLALADLLAGLGLVLHFTCAYLLRSDSAQLLTVGLVVASFSASVFSLLAITIDRYLSLYYALTYNSERTAAFTYTMLVLLWGLSLCLGLLPVTGVNCLAEEATCSVVRPLTKNNIAVLSVSFLLLFGLMLQLYVQICKIVMRHAHQIALQHHFLAATPHYVTTRKGVSTLAIILGTFAACWMPFTVYSLIADYTYPPLYTYATLVPATYNSVINPVIYAFRNQEIQKALWLVCCGCVPASVAQRARTPSDV; encoded by the coding sequence ATGAGCGAGGAGACGCCGGTCACCCCCAGCTGGCTGAGCCCTGACCCCACAGCCTGGGCCAGCGGTGGCGGCGGGCCGCTGGACAACAGCACCGGCCTGGGGACGTTTCAACCGGAGGAGACACTCCCCCCCAGCCAGCTGCCTCTCCTGGTCAACCCCTGGGACATTGTGTTGTGCTCGTCTGGGACTCTGATCGCCTGTGAGAACGCCCTGGTGGTGCTGGTGATCTGGCAGAACCCGGCCCTCCGGGCGCCCATGTTCCTGCTGATCGGCAGCCTGGCGCTGGCTGACCTGCTGGCCGGTCTGGGCCTGGTGCTCCACTTCACCTGTGCCTACCTGCTGCGCTCCGACTCGGCCCAGCTGCTGACCGTGGGCCTGGTGGTGGCCTCCTTCTCCGCCTCAGTCTTCAGTCTGCTGGCCATCACCATCGACCGCTACCTGTCGCTCTACTACGCCCTAACCTACAACTCGGAGCGCACCGCGGCCTTCACCTACACCATGCTGGTGCTGCTCTGGGgcctctccctgtgtctggGCCTGCTGCCCGTCACGGGGGTCAACTGCCTGGCCGAGGAGGCTACGTGTAGCGTGGTGCGCCCGCTCACCAAGAACAACATAGCAGTGCTGTCCGTCtccttcctgctgctcttcGGCCTCATGCTGCAGCTCTACGTACAAATCTGTAAGATCGTGATGCGCCACGCCCACCAGATCGCCCTGCAGCACCACTTCCTAGCTGCCACGCCCCACTATGTCACTACTAGGAAGGGTGTGTCCACGCTGGCCATCATCCTGGGTACCTTCGCCGCCTGCTGGATGCCGTTCACTGTCTACTCCCTCATCGCCGACTACACCTACCCCCCGCTGTACACCTACGCCACGCTGGTGCCTGCCACCTACAACTCCGTCATCAACCCGGTTATATATGCCTTCAGGAACCAGGAGATCCAGAAGGCGCTGTGGCTGGTGTGCTGTGGTTGTGTGCCGGCCAGCGTGGCACAGCGGGCACGGACCCCTAGTGACGTGTGA
- the usp12a gene encoding ubiquitin carboxyl-terminal hydrolase 12A has product MEILMTVSKFASFCTMGANASALEKEIGSEQFPVNEHYFGLVNFGNTCYCNSVLQALYFCRPFREKILAYRSQPRRKENLLTCLADLFHSIANQKRKVGVIPPKKFITRLRKENELFDNYMQQDAHEFLNYLLNTIADLLQEERKQDKTNGRLANGTLDSQNNNSNATPAPTWVHEIFQGTLTNETRCLTCETISSKDEDFLDLSVDVEQNTSITHCLRGFSNTETLCSEYKYYCEECRSKQEAHKRMRVKKLPMILALHLKRFKYMEQLQRYTKLSYRVVFPLELRLFNTSGDATNPERLYDLVAVVVHCGSGPNRGHYIAIVKSHDFWLLFDDDIVEKIDAQAIEEFYGLTSEISKNSESGYILFYQSRD; this is encoded by the exons ATGGAAATCCTAATGACAGTCTCTAAATTTGCCTCTTTTTGTACCATG GGCGCCAATGCCTCTGCTCTGGAGAAAGAGATTGGCTCTGAGCAGTTTCCCGTCAATGAGCACTATTTCGGCCTGGTTaat TTCGGGAACACCTGCTACTGCAATTCGGTGCTGCAGGCTCTGTACTTCTGTCGACCGTTCCGGGAGAAGATCTTGGCGTACCGCAGTCAGCCACGTCGGAAGGAGAACCTCCTCACCTGCCTGGCTGACCTCTTCCACAGTATTGCCAACCAGAAGAGGAAAGTGGGCGTCATACCGCCCAAGAAGTTTATCACACGACTACGCAAAGAGAATG AGCTGTTTGACAACTACATGCAGCAGGATGCTCACGAGTTCCTGAACTACCTGCTCAACACCATCGCTGatctgctgcaggaggagaggaagcaggacAAGACCAACGGCCGCCTGGCCAATGGCACACTGGACTCccagaacaacaacagcaacgcTACGCCTGCTCCCACTTGGGTCCACGAAATCTTCCAGGGCACTCTGACCAATGAGACGCGCTGCCTCACCTGTGAAACA ATAAGCAGCAAAGACGAGGACTTTCTGGACCTTTCCGTGGATGTTGAACAGAATACCTCCATCACACACTGCCTCAG AGGCTTCAGTAACACAGAGACTCTGTGCAGTGAGTACAAATACTACTGTGAAGAATGTAGAAGCAAGCAGGAGGCACACAAAAG GATGCGTGTAAAGAAGCTGCCGATGATCCTGGCACTGCACCTGAAGCGCTTTAAGTACATGGAGCAGCTGCAGCGCTACACCAAGCTGTCCTATCGTGTTGTCTTCCCCCTGGAGCTCCGCCTCTTCAACACCTCCGGAGATGCCACCAATCCTGAGAGGCTCTATGACCTGGTTGCTGTGGTGGTGCATTGTGGGAG tggtcCTAACAGGGGTCACTACATTGCCATTGTGAAGAGTCATGACTTCTGGTTGCTGTTTGACGATGATATTGTAGAG AAAATTGATGCCCAGGCCATAGAAGAATTCTACGGTCTCACCTCTGAAATCTCCAAGAACTCTGAGTCAGGCTACATCCTCTTTTACCAGTCCAGAGACTAA